Proteins encoded in a region of the Triticum dicoccoides isolate Atlit2015 ecotype Zavitan chromosome 3A, WEW_v2.0, whole genome shotgun sequence genome:
- the LOC119271084 gene encoding non-specific lipid-transfer protein 4.1-like has product MARTTATKLVLVALVAALLLVASDVAISCGQVNSALGPCLSYARGSGASPSAACCSGVRRLAGQVQTAADKKAACLCIKSAAGGVKEGKAAETPSKCRVSVPYKISSTVNCNKI; this is encoded by the coding sequence ATGGCTCGCACTACAGCTACTAAGCTCGTGCTGGTCGCCCTGGTGGCGGCACTCCTCCTTGTAGCCTCCGACGTGGCAATCTCCTGCGGCCAGGTGAACTCCGCCCTTGGCCCCTGCCTTTCCTATGCACGCGGCAGCGGCGCCAGCCCGTCCGCGGCCTGCTGCAGCGGCGTTAGGAGATTGGCCGGCCAAGTGCAGACCGCCGCTGACAAGAAAGCGGCATGCTTGTGCATCAAGAGTGCTGCCGGTGGGGTCAAAGAAGGCAAGGCCGCAGAGACCCCCTCCAAGTGCCGCGTCAGCGTCCCCTACAAGATCAGCTCAACTGTGAACTGCAATAAGATCTAG